One Brassica oleracea var. oleracea cultivar TO1000 chromosome C7, BOL, whole genome shotgun sequence genomic window carries:
- the LOC106305278 gene encoding floral homeotic protein AGAMOUS-like isoform X1 — MQFMFGVDTFMHFLFLVFNPLFSFNLTPELRQKLTHRRLMGETIGSMSPKELRNLEGRLDRSINRIRSKKNELLFAEIDYMQKRSMQEVDMHSENQLRRAKIAENERNNPSMNLMPGGYEQTMQPPQTQSQPFDSRNYFQVAALQLNNHHYSSAGREDQTALQLV, encoded by the exons ATGCAATTTATGTTTGGTGTAGATACATTTATGCATTTTCTGTTTCTTGTTTTTAATCCACTTTTTTCATTTAATCTAACACCGGAACTGCGGCAGAAATTAACGCACAG GCGATTGATGGGTGAGACAATAGGGTCAATGTCCCCCAAAGAGCTTAGGAATTTAGAAGGCAGGTTAGACAGAAGTATTAATCGAATCCGATCCAAGAAG AATGAACTCTTATTCGCTGAAATTGACTACATGCAGAAGCGA TCTATGCAGGAAGTTGATATGCATAGTGAGAACCAGCTTCGTCGTGCTAAG ATAGCTGAAAATGAGAGGAACAATCCAAGTATGAATCTTATGCCAGGAGGATACGAACAGACTATGCAGCCGCCTCAAACGCAATCTCAACCGTTTGATTCACGGAACTATTTCCAAGTCGCTGCATTGCAACTTAACAATCACCATTACTCATCCGCAGGTCGCGAAGACCAAACCGCTCTTCAGTTAGT GTAA
- the LOC106305278 gene encoding floral homeotic protein AGAMOUS-like isoform X2, with protein MQFMFGVDTFMHFLFLVFNPLFSFNLTPELRQKLTHRRLMGETIGSMSPKELRNLEGRLDRSINRIRSKKNELLFAEIDYMQKREVDMHSENQLRRAKIAENERNNPSMNLMPGGYEQTMQPPQTQSQPFDSRNYFQVAALQLNNHHYSSAGREDQTALQLV; from the exons ATGCAATTTATGTTTGGTGTAGATACATTTATGCATTTTCTGTTTCTTGTTTTTAATCCACTTTTTTCATTTAATCTAACACCGGAACTGCGGCAGAAATTAACGCACAG GCGATTGATGGGTGAGACAATAGGGTCAATGTCCCCCAAAGAGCTTAGGAATTTAGAAGGCAGGTTAGACAGAAGTATTAATCGAATCCGATCCAAGAAG AATGAACTCTTATTCGCTGAAATTGACTACATGCAGAAGCGA GAAGTTGATATGCATAGTGAGAACCAGCTTCGTCGTGCTAAG ATAGCTGAAAATGAGAGGAACAATCCAAGTATGAATCTTATGCCAGGAGGATACGAACAGACTATGCAGCCGCCTCAAACGCAATCTCAACCGTTTGATTCACGGAACTATTTCCAAGTCGCTGCATTGCAACTTAACAATCACCATTACTCATCCGCAGGTCGCGAAGACCAAACCGCTCTTCAGTTAGT GTAA